In the genome of Telluria mixta, the window ACGTCGCATGATCGCCGTGATCTTCGAAGTGGAACCGGCGTCCGGCAAGCGCCAGGATTACCTGGACGCGGCCGCCGCGCTGCGTCCCGAGCTGGAAGCGATCGACGGCTTCATCTCCATCGAGCGCTTCGCATCGCTGACGCGGCCGGAGAAGATGCTGTCGCTGTCGTTCTGGCGCGACGAGGAAGCCGTCAAACGCTGGCGCACCTTGCCCGCGCACCGGGCGATGCAGGCGGCCGGGCGGGCTGGCATCTTTGCCGATTACCGCCTGCGCGTGGCCGCCGTCGTGCGCGATTACGGGTTGCACGAGCGCGACGAGGTGCCGTCCGACCTCGTCACTCCTTGATTTCGGGTTCGACGAGCTGCGTGAGAAGCTGCAGCGATTCCTGCCAGCCGAGGTAGCACATCTCGGCGGGAATCGCGGCCGGGATGCCTTCCTGCCTGACCTTGATCTCGACGCCGCAGAAGACTTCGCGCAGCTGCACGGTCGTCTGCATGCGGCCGGGCAGGTTGGGATCGTTGAATTCGGCCGTGTAGACGAGGCGCTTGCCCGGTTCCAGCTCCAGGTATTCGCCGCCGAACGAGTGGCTCCCGCCCGTCGTGAAATTCGTGAACGACATCCGGTAGCGGCCGCCGACACGGGCGTCCTGTTCGTGCACGGTGCACGTGAAGCCGTGCGGCGGCAGCCACTTGGCGACGGCAGCCGGCGTCAGGAAGGCGCGGTAGACGCGGTCGGCGGTGGATTTCAGGACGCGGTGCAACTCGACGGTATTCGTGGACATGATGGTCTCCTTCGTGTGGGTGGCAGAGGACATCCTCTGATCCTACGACGAACGGGAGACCGCCGGATCGACACGCAACATGAAAATTTTATTAGCGGCCGCGGAAACGCCGGATCGCCGCGTCGACCATGCCCTCCGTGCTGCCCTGGCGTTCGTGCTGCCCGCGCAGGAAGCTCGCGTCGCCGCCGTCGCTGGCCGTCGCGGCCAGGTGCAGCAGCGCGTCCAGGCTGCCCAGCGCCTGCGCGTGCGGCTCCATCAGGTCCAGCGTGGCGATGATGTCCTCGCGCAGCGGGAGTTGTTCATACGTCTTCGGATGCGTGATCACGCCGTCGAGGCCGAAGCGGCTGGCCTGGAAGCGGTTGTAGTTGTAGACGAGGTAGTCGTCTTCCAGCGGCGGCGCTTCCTTCCGTTCGAGCAGGTGGCGGCACAGCGCCTGCAGGTAGGCCGCGAGCGCGGCGGCCCGTTCGACGGTGAGCGGCGTGTCGCACACGCGCAGCTCGATCGTGCCGTATTCCGGCTTCGGTCTCAGGTCCCAGTAAAAATCCTTCATGCTCCTGATGATGCGCGTGCGCTCCATCTTGGCGAAGTAGACGTCGGCGAAATCGGCCCAGCTGAGCGTGAACGGGGCGCGGCCGCTGAGCGGGAAGGCCGAAACCGAATTCAGGCGCGCCGAATCGAAGCCGCTGTCGTGCCCCTGCACGAACGGCGACGACGCGGACAGGGCGATGAAATGCGGGATGTAGCGCGACAGCGCGTGCAGCAGGAACAGCGCGTCGTCGCCGCTGGCGCAGCCTATGTGCACGTGCTGGCCGAACACGGTGAACTGCTTGGCCAGGTAGCCGTACAGCGCCGACAATTCCTGGTAGCGCGGCTTGGCCGAGATGCGCTGCTCGGACCAGTGCTGGAACGGATGCGTGCCGCCGCCGGCGATGCCGATGTTCAGCACGTCGCCGGCGGCGACCAGCGTGTCGCGGATCTCCAGCAGCTCGGCCAGCAGCGTGCGGTAGTCGGTCTGCACGCTCGAATTTATCTCGATCATGCTCTCCGTGATCTCGGGCGTCACGTTGCCGGGAAACGGCTTGCGCTTCAACAGGTGCATCAGGTCGGGGCTGGCCGGCGTGAGGTCGAAGTCGGACAGGCTGACGAGCTGCAGTTCCAGCTCCACGCCGAACGTCAGCGGTGCCGAGGTGGCAAAGGGTTCAAGCGGCATGATGGGACTCCGGCGCTTCGCGCGCCCACACGAGGGCGCGCTGCAGGATGATGGGACCGAACACTTCGAGCAGCATCGTGACGGCGGCCACGGCGCGCAATTCCTCGACGACCTGCACGCCCGCGTGGCGCGCATGCTCGATCAGCAGGATCACGAACACGGACAGCGGCGTCAGCGCCACGCCGGTCAGCATACCCTTGCGCCAAGAGATGCCGGACAAGTGCGCGAACGCCGTCACGCCAGCCGTCTTGGCAATGAGGCGCACGAGCACGAGGGCGACGGCGAGCGCCGCGCCGGCCCACACGCGGCGCCAGTCGAGCGTGGACGCCGCGAACACGAACAGCACGACGGTGAGCAGCTCGCCCAGCGCGCCGAAATTGCGCTGCGCCTGGCTGAACGCGACGCGGCGGTGGCGCGCCGTCAGCCCGAACGCGAGCGCCGCGACGACGGGCGACAGGCCCAGCGCGTACGTGATCGCGACGAGCAGGATCACGGCCAGCGCGAAGGCGACGGTGGCATCCTGCGCCAGCTTGCCCAGCAGACGGAGGACGCCCGGCACGACGAGGCCGAACACGGCGCCCGTGAATGCCGAGACGCCCAGCACGACGAGGCTGTTCCACAGTGCGTCGCCGACGTCCTCGAACGTGCGGAAGATCCACAGGCCGACGGTGGCATTGAACGCGAACACGGCCAGCACGCAGTTCAGCGCGCACAGGTGCAGCGCCCGTTCCGTCACCTGGCCCGAGCTTTTCTGTTCGTTGATCACGCGGACGACGGTCGCGGGTGACGTCGCCATCGACAGCGACGCGAGCATCAGCCGGTCGATCAGCGCCGCGCCGAACGCATTCGCGACGAGGTAGACGCCGACGAACGTCAGGCCCGCTTCGACGAGGCCCGTGATGCCGATCCACGGATTCGTGCGCAGCCAGCGCAGGTTGATGCGGTAGCCCAGCTCGAACAGGATCAACCCGAACCCGACGTCCGCCAATAGCAGGGTCGTGCCGCCTTCCGGCAGCGGCAGCACGCCGAGCTGGGGCGCGGCCAGGATGAAGCCGACGAGGCCATAGAAACTGATGCGCGGCAGGCCCGTCCAGCGCTGCCCGAATTCACCGACCAGCCAGGCCAGCGTGATTGCGAAGGGCCAGGCGAGGCTGGTCAGGACAGACAGGAATTCTTGCATGCCTGCTCCTTTGCCAAAATGTTAATACTTGCGACCGATTCTACAAGAGGGATATGTGCGCACGATTACATGTAGGAATTGAGGAAGTGGCGCTTTAGAATGCCGCATGACCCAATCGATCTCCGCCCCGGCCCCGCGCCCTCCGATCCGCCTGACGGCCCAGGTGCTCACGTGCCTGATGTTCTGCCTGCTGGCGACACCCATCATCTGGTTCGGCCAGCGCGATCCGCTGGCCGCGTTCGGCGGTCCGATGGCGCCGATGTGGCAACTGCTGATCGGGCAGGGTCTTGCATTGCTGGCCGCAGTCGGCTCGTACGTCATGTTCCGCCTGACGGCGCGAGCGAAGTCGACCACCGACACGATCGCGAGCTATGCGCGCCTCGACCTGCGCGGCCTGAATCCGCTGTGGATCGCGCTGGCCGCCGCCATCGGCGAAGAGACGCTGTTCCGCGCGGCGCTGCAGCCGCTGCTGGGCATCTGGATCACGTCGCTGATCTTCGTCGTGACGCACACGCCCGCGTACCGCTTCCGCCGGCTCGACTTCGCCACGCTGGCGCAGGCGGCCGGGGTGTTCGGCGGCAGCGTCGCGCTGGGCCTGGTCTACCAGTACGTCGGCTGGATCGCGGCGGTGCTCGTGCACCTGTGGATCGACATCATCGGCCTGCTGATCGTGCGTGCCGCAGTACGCGCCCGGTGATTACTTGCTGAGCAGCCGCATCGCCCGTTCGAGCCCGTCGATCGTCACAGGGAACATGCGGTTGCCCATGATCTGCCGGATGACGGCAATCGACTGCCGGTACTGCCACAGGTGCTCCGGCTCCGGGTTCAGCCAGGCGAATTTCGGAAACGCGTGGCAGAACCGCGCCAGCCATTCGGCGCCCGCTTCGTCGTTGGCGTATTCGACGGAGCCGCCCGGCGCGAGGATCTCGTAGGGGCTCATCGTCGCGTCGCCGACGAAGATCAGGCGCGTGTCGGGCGGGTAGGTGCGCAGCACGTCCCACGTGGGAAAGCGTTCGGCGTGGCGGCGGCGGTTGTTCTTCCACAGGTGGTCGTAGACGCAGTTGTGGAAATAGTAGAACTCCATGTGCTTGAACTCGGCCTTCGCCGCCGAGAACAGTTCTTCCGTGCGCTCGATGTGGTCGTCCATCGTGCCGCCCACGTCCAGCAGCATCAGCACCTTGATGCGGTTGCGCCGCTCCGGCTGCATTTTGATGTCGAGCCAGCCGGCGTTGTTGGCGGTGGAGCGGATCGTCTCGTCCAGCGCCAGTTCGTCGGGCGCGCCCTGGCGCGCGAAGCGGCGCAGGCGGCGCAGCGCGACCTTGATGTTGCGGATGCCCAGTTCGCGCTCGCCGTCATAGTCGCGGTAGGTGCGCTGGTCCCAGACTTTCACGGCAGACCGGTTGCCGCCCTTGCCGCCGATGCGGATGCCTTCGGGATTCGTGCCGCCGTTGCCGAACGGGGACGTGCCGCCCGTGCCGATCCACTTGTTGCCGCCTTCGTGGCGCTCCTTCTGTTCCTTCAGCAGTTCCTGCAGGCGGTCCATCAGCTTGTCGTAGCCGAGCTTCTGCAGCTCTGCCTTCTGCTCCGGCGTCAGTTCGCGCTCCAGCCGCTTGATCAGCCAGTCGAGCGGAATGTCGGCCTTTGCGTCGAATACCGTCTCGATGCCTTTGAAGAAGGCGCCGAACGCGCGGTCGAACTTGTCGAAATGGGCTTCGTCCTTCACCAAGGTCAGGCGCGCGAGATAATAAAACTCGTCGAGCGACGGCGCGATCACCTGCTTCTGCAGCGCTTCCAGCAAGGTAAGGAATTCCTTGATCGAGACGGGGACCTTCGCGTCGCGCAAGGTGAAGAAGAAGTCGATCAGCATGCCGCGCCTCTTTTACTCTGCGTGGCGCGCGAGGCGATAGTGCAGGTGCGACTTGATCTCGTGCCACTCGCCGCGCACGATGCTGTACATGACCGTGTCGCGCACCGTCCCGTCGCGTCGCGGCGCATGGTGGCGCAGCACGCCGTCCTTCTTCGCACCCAGGCGCTCGATGGCGGCCTGCGACGCATAATTGAAATTATCGGTGCGCAGGCCGACGACGGCGCAGCCCAGCGTGTCGAACGCGTGCGACAGCAGCAGGAGCTTGCAGCTCGTGTTGACGTGGCTGCGCTGGCGGCTCTTCGCGTACCAGGTGTAGCCGATCTCCACGCGGTCGATCGCGGGCATGATGTCGTGGTAGCTGGTCGTGCCGATCACCGTGTCGCTGGACGCGTCGACGACGGCGAAGGCGACCCGGTTACCCATTTCCAGCGCCGTGCGGATATACGCTTCCGTATCCTGCGGCTCCGGCACGGACGTGATGCGCAGGTTCCACAGTTCGCCGTCCGCCGCCGCCGCGCGCAGGCCGTCCAGGTGGTGCAGCGCGAGCGGCTCCAGGCGCACGCCGTTGAATTCGAGGGTGACGGGATCGACGTGGATCATCGGTTGTGCCTCGCCATCGCCACCAGGCGCTCGAACAGGCTCACGTCCTGCTCGTTCTTCAGCAGGGCGCCCGCGAGCGGCGGCACGATCGTCTTGCCGTCCTGGCTGCGCAGGATCTCCGCCGGGATGTCCTCTGCCAGCAGGAGCTTCAGCCAGTCGAGGAATTCCGACGTCGACGGCTTTTTCTTCAGGCCCGGCACGTCGCGCAGTTCGTAAAAACTCTGCAGCGCGGCGGACAGCAGGTCGGCCTTCAGGGTCGGGTAGTGGACCTTGACGATTTCCGCCATCGTGTCACGGTCGGGGAATTTAATGTAGTGGAAGAAGCAGCGGCGCAGGAAGGCGTCCGGCAGATCCTTCTCGTTGTTCGACGTGATGATCACGAGGGGGCGGTGCTTCGCCACGACCATCTCGCGCGTCTCGTACACGTAGAACTCCATGCGGTCCAGTTCCCGCAGCAGGTCGTTCGGGAATTCGATGTCGGCCTTGTCGATCTCGTCGATCAGCAGCACGACCGGCTCCGGCGCCGTGAATGCCTGCCACAGCACGCCCTTGACGATGTAGTTATGAATGTCGCGCACGCGCTCGTCGCCCAGCTGCGAATCGCGCAGGCGCGAGACGGCGTCGTATTCGTACAGGCCCTGCTGGGCCTTCGTCGTGGACTTGATGTGCCACTGCAGCAGCGGCATGTCCAGCGCGGCCGCGACCTCTTCGGCCAGCATGGTCTTGCCGGTGCCGGGTTCGCCCTTGATCAGCAGGGGCCGGGCAAGGGTGAGGGCGGCGTTGACCGCCAGTTTCAGGTCGGCGGTGGCGACGTAGTTGTCGCTGCCTTCGAAGCGTCGGGGTGCGTGCATGGGCCTGACTCGGTGCTAGGGAGATGCCGACGAGTATATGCCAGAACCGCGACGCGGGCAGGGCGTCCATGCTGCGCTGCCCAATGGACTCGACTATATTCTTCGGATAGAATCGATTGGATCGTGGCAAAAATGCCATTGCAGTTGCAGTACCGGGGGTCTAGAAAACCTGCTGCCGCCGCACGGGTCGCAAGGCGCCCTATCGATTCAACCCAACGATAGGTCATCCATGAAAATTTCAACAGCATTACTCGTGCTGGCAGCCGGCGCCTCGATGGCCGGCACGGCCGGCGCAGCCGACATCGTCGGCAATCCGAAGGCAGCACCCAACAAGATCGAACAGTGTATCGGCTGCCACGGCATCCCCGAATACAAGGGCACGTTCCCTGAAGTCTATCGCGTACCGAAGATCGGCGGCCAGTCGGCGAAGTACATCGAAGCAGCGCTGCAGGCATACAAGAAAGGCGACCGCAACCACCCGTCCATGCGTGGTATCGCGGCCAGCCTGTCCGACCAGGACATCGCCGACATCGCCGCCTATTATTCGCAACAGACCCCGTCCAAGTAAGGAGCGCGCCATGAATAAACTGATCGTCGCGCTGACCCTGGGCGCCGCCTCGCTGGCCCTGTCCGGCCAGGCACTGGCTTCGGGCAATGCCGCCAACGGCGCCGAACTGGCGAAAAAATACAACTGCGCGTCCTGCCACGGCGCCGACTACAAGACCCCGATCGATCCCAGCTATCCGAAGCTGGCCGGCCAGCATGCCGACTACCTCGTGCACGCGCTGACGGCGTACAAGCGCGGCAACAAAGCCGCCAACGGCCGCAACAACCCGATCATGGCCGGCATGGCCCAGCCGTTGTCGGATCGCGACATGGCCGACATCGCCGCCTACCTGCAAAGCCTGCCTGCAGCGCTCGTCACGAAGCGCTGATCAGGCTTCGTCCAATAAAAATCCCTCGCACCGGCATGGCCGGGTCGAGGGATTTTTTTACGGGAGTGTCTGCTCAGCGCACGCGCTTGCGCACGCACTCCACGTACGCGTCGGTATCCGGCTGCGTGCCGTGGCGCTGCGCCGACCAGATCATCTCGCCCAGGCATTCCATGATGCCGTGGTGCGCCTCGTGCTCGCCCACGCGCGCGGCCAGCGCCTCGTAGGCGGCGCGGATGCCGCGCGGCTGGTCGATCGACACCTGTTCCGTGATCGACAGGTGCATCGACAGGTGCAGGAACGGATTCGGTTTGCCGCCTTCGACGGAATAGTCGC includes:
- a CDS encoding antibiotic biosynthesis monooxygenase family protein, with the translated sequence MIAVIFEVEPASGKRQDYLDAAAALRPELEAIDGFISIERFASLTRPEKMLSLSFWRDEEAVKRWRTLPAHRAMQAAGRAGIFADYRLRVAAVVRDYGLHERDEVPSDLVTP
- a CDS encoding SRPBCC family protein, with translation MSTNTVELHRVLKSTADRVYRAFLTPAAVAKWLPPHGFTCTVHEQDARVGGRYRMSFTNFTTGGSHSFGGEYLELEPGKRLVYTAEFNDPNLPGRMQTTVQLREVFCGVEIKVRQEGIPAAIPAEMCYLGWQESLQLLTQLVEPEIKE
- a CDS encoding YbdK family carboxylate-amine ligase — protein: MPLEPFATSAPLTFGVELELQLVSLSDFDLTPASPDLMHLLKRKPFPGNVTPEITESMIEINSSVQTDYRTLLAELLEIRDTLVAAGDVLNIGIAGGGTHPFQHWSEQRISAKPRYQELSALYGYLAKQFTVFGQHVHIGCASGDDALFLLHALSRYIPHFIALSASSPFVQGHDSGFDSARLNSVSAFPLSGRAPFTLSWADFADVYFAKMERTRIIRSMKDFYWDLRPKPEYGTIELRVCDTPLTVERAAALAAYLQALCRHLLERKEAPPLEDDYLVYNYNRFQASRFGLDGVITHPKTYEQLPLREDIIATLDLMEPHAQALGSLDALLHLAATASDGGDASFLRGQHERQGSTEGMVDAAIRRFRGR
- a CDS encoding cation:proton antiporter, which codes for MQEFLSVLTSLAWPFAITLAWLVGEFGQRWTGLPRISFYGLVGFILAAPQLGVLPLPEGGTTLLLADVGFGLILFELGYRINLRWLRTNPWIGITGLVEAGLTFVGVYLVANAFGAALIDRLMLASLSMATSPATVVRVINEQKSSGQVTERALHLCALNCVLAVFAFNATVGLWIFRTFEDVGDALWNSLVVLGVSAFTGAVFGLVVPGVLRLLGKLAQDATVAFALAVILLVAITYALGLSPVVAALAFGLTARHRRVAFSQAQRNFGALGELLTVVLFVFAASTLDWRRVWAGAALAVALVLVRLIAKTAGVTAFAHLSGISWRKGMLTGVALTPLSVFVILLIEHARHAGVQVVEELRAVAAVTMLLEVFGPIILQRALVWAREAPESHHAA
- a CDS encoding CPBP family intramembrane glutamic endopeptidase, with product MTQSISAPAPRPPIRLTAQVLTCLMFCLLATPIIWFGQRDPLAAFGGPMAPMWQLLIGQGLALLAAVGSYVMFRLTARAKSTTDTIASYARLDLRGLNPLWIALAAAIGEETLFRAALQPLLGIWITSLIFVVTHTPAYRFRRLDFATLAQAAGVFGGSVALGLVYQYVGWIAAVLVHLWIDIIGLLIVRAAVRAR
- a CDS encoding vWA domain-containing protein → MLIDFFFTLRDAKVPVSIKEFLTLLEALQKQVIAPSLDEFYYLARLTLVKDEAHFDKFDRAFGAFFKGIETVFDAKADIPLDWLIKRLERELTPEQKAELQKLGYDKLMDRLQELLKEQKERHEGGNKWIGTGGTSPFGNGGTNPEGIRIGGKGGNRSAVKVWDQRTYRDYDGERELGIRNIKVALRRLRRFARQGAPDELALDETIRSTANNAGWLDIKMQPERRNRIKVLMLLDVGGTMDDHIERTEELFSAAKAEFKHMEFYYFHNCVYDHLWKNNRRRHAERFPTWDVLRTYPPDTRLIFVGDATMSPYEILAPGGSVEYANDEAGAEWLARFCHAFPKFAWLNPEPEHLWQYRQSIAVIRQIMGNRMFPVTIDGLERAMRLLSK
- a CDS encoding GNAT family N-acetyltransferase, encoding MIHVDPVTLEFNGVRLEPLALHHLDGLRAAAADGELWNLRITSVPEPQDTEAYIRTALEMGNRVAFAVVDASSDTVIGTTSYHDIMPAIDRVEIGYTWYAKSRQRSHVNTSCKLLLLSHAFDTLGCAVVGLRTDNFNYASQAAIERLGAKKDGVLRHHAPRRDGTVRDTVMYSIVRGEWHEIKSHLHYRLARHAE
- a CDS encoding AAA family ATPase, with amino-acid sequence MHAPRRFEGSDNYVATADLKLAVNAALTLARPLLIKGEPGTGKTMLAEEVAAALDMPLLQWHIKSTTKAQQGLYEYDAVSRLRDSQLGDERVRDIHNYIVKGVLWQAFTAPEPVVLLIDEIDKADIEFPNDLLRELDRMEFYVYETREMVVAKHRPLVIITSNNEKDLPDAFLRRCFFHYIKFPDRDTMAEIVKVHYPTLKADLLSAALQSFYELRDVPGLKKKPSTSEFLDWLKLLLAEDIPAEILRSQDGKTIVPPLAGALLKNEQDVSLFERLVAMARHNR
- a CDS encoding c-type cytochrome — protein: MKISTALLVLAAGASMAGTAGAADIVGNPKAAPNKIEQCIGCHGIPEYKGTFPEVYRVPKIGGQSAKYIEAALQAYKKGDRNHPSMRGIAASLSDQDIADIAAYYSQQTPSK
- a CDS encoding c-type cytochrome, with translation MNKLIVALTLGAASLALSGQALASGNAANGAELAKKYNCASCHGADYKTPIDPSYPKLAGQHADYLVHALTAYKRGNKAANGRNNPIMAGMAQPLSDRDMADIAAYLQSLPAALVTKR
- a CDS encoding DUF1841 family protein; the encoded protein is MFTPSSNDVRRFFCEALRKRRAGEILTPMDAIAADWIEQHPEYHDELTDADAAVARDYSVEGGKPNPFLHLSMHLSITEQVSIDQPRGIRAAYEALAARVGEHEAHHGIMECLGEMIWSAQRHGTQPDTDAYVECVRKRVR